ATAACTTGGTACGGCATAACTATTTAATACCGCATTACCGATTGCCGCCGCTGCAGTACTAAACGATTTAGCTGCGATCGCCGCAATTTCTATGATTCCGGCAGCGGAAACCCCAAAGTAACCGATAAAGACGATCACGCCGCTGACCAACGCAATCCAACCAAACTGCTTAGCAAAACGGAAAACGTTGTGATCCAACCATAGTAAGGCAAGCAGCAGTATAACCGTCAAAATCGTGGCACCCCAGAAAACACCGGTGACCAGGCTCCGAACTGTCTTAACTTCTTGTGTCGCTTGAGTCACTTGCGGAACATTCAACTCTTTAGTCAGCCGAGTCTCCAATGTATTAGCCAGCGCATTGACAGCTGTGCTAGTCGTACCTAGATCAGCTAAGGCGGCACTTTGCTGACTTAAACTTGAGGTCAACTTAGTTTTAGTGTGCGCAACAATATGGCTGACTGAAACCGGCTGACTCGTTCCTGCCAACAGATTACGCACCGTTTGATCCAAATCTTGCTGCGCAGTTTTAGCGGTTACCACTTGTGGCGCAATGCTACTCGGCAAGCCGTTATCAGTTACCACATTAGCCAACTCAGCATTAGCGACTTCGGCTAGTTGCTTACCAGCATCAGTTTTATCTAACTCGGTCACTAAATAATCAGCGTTAAAAACACGCTGCTTAGCGACGCCAGTTCCTACAGCTAACAATAAACTGATCACCGCTAAAATACTCAATAGTACCGCCAAACCACCATGACGCTTCGGCGGTGCCGCAATCACATTCTGCCGCCGTGATTGATTTCTACTTGGTAAACTCATAAAAAAACTCCTATTCCACAATTAAGGTCAATCATCTATAGCCTGATCAACAACTTTAGATACATTCACCCGTTCAATTCAGTGCACCCAATATTCTCTACATTAGTTTAACACGTTATGCCAATTTCTGAAAAAACACGTATACTTATTATAGCAAACAAAAATATATTACGCGCTTAGTTACCTGCGTAAACTTAATCAATAGAAATTAGACACACGTAATAATTATTTCATCATGACCTTAGGAGGCTTCGCATGCTACAAGCACTTTTCTTCGATCTCGACGGTACCCTCACTGATTCACAGTTGGGAATCGTTAATTCAATCAAATACTCATTAAATAAATTACAGCTACCAGAATTAGATGACGCGACTTTAAAGTTATTTATTGGACCACCATTACTGGCTTCTTACCAAAAGTATTGTGGTCTCAGTGCCGTTGATGCGCAACAAGCTTTATTAGCGTACCGCGAGTATTACACCGATAAAGGCATTCTGGAAAACAAAGTTTATGCTGGAATTCCTAGTGCACTTGCACAACTACAACAAAATTATCAACTTTATATCACCACGTCAAAGCCAGAATTATACGCACAACAGATCAGCGATCACTTTGCACTCAGTCAATATTTCACGGCAATTTATGGCGCCAGCATGGATGAAACCCGCGCTGGTAAAAGTGAGATTATCGCCTATGCCCAAACCGAAACTGGCTTGGTGCATGGCCAGAACTTGGTCATGGTCGGTGATCGCGAAAATGACATTAATGGGGCCCATGATCATGGTCTGCAAAGTATTGCCGTCACTTATGGCTTCGGCTCCCAAGATGAATTAAGCGCAGCGGTACCGAGTGCTTTTGCAACGGCGCCAACTGAATTACCATCGATCGTTAAGCAGTTGGAGCGGCCACTTTAGCCACAGAGACCCGCAGAATAGTTTTCAGTTTTTCCGGCGCGGTACGCCGAAAATCCGATAAATAAATCTCTTTATGTGCCAAGCTGGTCCGCCGGTAGCCGGCTGAATCTAAGTAGGTTTGCAGTTTAGCGAAGCTGGCTGGTTCATTATCAAATGGCCCTACATGTAATTGCATTGCCACTAGTCCTTCACTGATAGTTTCTAGATTCAATTTGGGCACCAAATCAGTCGGAATTTTAGCTGCAGCTAACTCCTTAGCTTGCGCAAAAACAGTTGGCGTCACAAACTCAGGTTGTTTTAGCATCATTTTATATTGCAGCATCTCTTTGTGATCCTTAACCTCACCACTAAAGCCAGCTGGCAATGTCCAGAAAGCTTCCAAAGGAAACACGGTGTAGTCAAATGCGCCCGCAAAATTGATCGCCTTTTTCGGCGCCATTTTAATGGTATAACTGATTGCATATAAGGCGGCGATTCGGCGGCTAAATTCTGGTTGATTGGGATCACCCTGGCCAGTTATTGTGATAAAATTCTGCGGACTAAGTTCAACGATACTTGGTTTTTGTCGTGTCGGATAAATTGCTTTTTCTTGTTTGCGCCATTCATACTTTTCACTCATGCAAGGCAACCACCTTTGTTGTTTTATTTATTATAGCATATTTAGAACGTACGTTTGCCATTTAACGAAAGGAGTTCATTCATGCAAATCAAATTAGAACGAATCTATACTAAAACGGCTGATCATTCCGGTTATCGGCTTTTAGTTGACCGATTATGGCCGCGCGGAATCAGTAAAGTCAACGCCGCGTTAGATGATTGGAATAAGGCGATCGCACCCTCAAATGACTTACGCAAATGGTTTAATCATGATGTTGCTAAATACCCTGAATTTCGCCGACGTTATCTAGCCGAATTAGCAGCCAATCCAGCCACTACTGATTTTTTAAATACGCTGAAACAGCATGCAATCGTGATTTTTCTATTTGGTGCCAAAGATGAACAACATAATCAAGCGGTTGTATTAAAAGAATACGTTGAAAAGCAAAATAACGCCTAACACTAGGCGTTATTTTTGGATTGCGCGAATGATAGTAATTGCGGATCACGCGCCGGCGGATTCGTCGATAATTCAGTCAATAAAATCATAAAAGCTGCCGCATTAGCCTAATGTGAAAATTTGTGAAATCATGTAAATTTTGACTACCCTTCAATAAATTTTTACCGTATAATTTAGTTATGAAAACGTTTTCTCTGTCAATTTAGAAAGCAGGTCAACCCAATGAACAAAGCACAAGCTACACAATTTATGACGGTACTTTATCGTGATGTCATGAGCCGCTTTGCATTAGATAAATTAGACCAGTATTTCACTTCCAATTATCTTCAAACCACTAATGGTCAACAATTAAATTACAGCCAAGTCAAGCAACACTTAGCCAACTTACAACAGAATCTCGACCATTTAGTTTTTAGTTATTTTCATGATGTGGTTTTTGACGAAGCTACCCAAACGATCACCGTAGCTTACCAACTAACCGCAACACAACATAATGGCCATCAGGCACTAGCTGAGGTGATCTCAATTTTCACTTTTACCAACGACAAGCTTTCGCGTTGTCATGAATTGATAATTCCCTTAATGCAGGATGACCGCAGTTTTATTGATTTAGCCACTAAATGAAGACAAAACAAAAAACGTCCAATTAGGATATACTCCTAGTTAGTTGGACACGGAAATAATTAAAATTCTGGTCTAACAAACTAGGAGTATTTATTTTGGCTAAACATTATAGTGTAGAGGAAAAGATTGAGATATTGTCCTGCTTAGATAAAGGCTGGGGTATAACTGAGGTTACCCAATACCATGCTCTATCTACAAGTACCGTCGAACTTTGGAGACATCAGTATCAACTTAAAGGTATTGATGGACTTAAACAAAGGAAATACACCCACTTCTCTCAAGCGTTTAAGCAAAAGGTTGTCCTTGAATATCTCAATACAGATACCTCACTACCGTTCCTACGTGACAAGTACAATATATCCAATAAATCTGTCATCTATCAGTGGGTAAAACTGTATACTAGTGGTAATAAATTAGAGGCCACTAGGAGATCTGAGATGAATAAAGGAAGATCAACCACTCTCAAAGAGCGGATAGAAATCACAAATTGGGTTATTGCACATGATTATGACTATAGTGGTGCCATGCGTAAGTTCAACGTTTCATATGGTCAGGTATACAGTTGGACTAAGAAGTTTAAGAAAGATGGTCCCGATGGACTCATTGATCGCCGCGGTAAGGGGAAATCTGAAAATGATTTACTCACTACGGCTGAAAAGCAGGCACTGGAAGTTAAGCGACTAAAGGAGCAGGTAACTTACTTGTCTACAGAAAATAATCTTTTAAAAAAATTACAGGAGATAGAAAGAAGGGATTCCAAGAGAACAAATATCGTGCAATTAAAGAATTATCGCAGAAAGTAGATGAAAGAAGTGGAAAAGTCTTCAGTGTAGCTCTGAGCTGCCAACTTATGCAAGTTGCACGTTCATCTTACTATGCCTGGTTAAACCATGTTCCATCGAAAAGGAATATCGATGATCAAGGCATCCTAGATTACGTCATTCAATTAGAAGAAGCACACAACTATATCTTTGGGGTAAATCGCTTAGTGATGCATGTAAATGATGATACACAATATCATGTATCCAATAGTAAAATGCGACGAATCATGAGAGAAAATAATATAGTAGCTTCAATTAAGACCAAACGTAAACCAAGGAAAAATCGTAAAGAAGAAATTATCAGTAAAAATTTACTACTGAACGAAGACTATACGCACAACTTTAAGCCCGGGTACGCTAATAAATATTGGGTTACAGACTGTACCGAGTTACTCTATGGCATTAATAATCAGTGTAAGCTTCGGCTCAGTGCAATAAAGGATCTGTATGACCATTCGATAATTGCGTGGATGGTAGATGATACAGAAACCGCAAAATTGGTAACAGAGACATTTAAGTTAGCGATTGAGAATGAACCTGGTGCAGTACCTGAAATACTGCACAGTGATCGCGGTAGCGGATATGTGTCAGGGCTGTTTAACACTACCTTATCGGCTGAAGGAGTCTTGCATAGTATGTCGCGACCGGGAGAACCAGGTGATAATAGTTCAATTGAGAGCTTCTGGAGCCATATGAAAGAAGAGTACTTTAGGTTCCACACTTCAAACACAAAGCAAGAATTAATAGACAACATAGCAGAATTTATGAACTGGTATAACAATGAACGCCGACAAAGCACACTAAAAGGCATGACTCCGAAAGAATTTCGAAATCATGCCTCAAAAAATATTGCCTGATTTTAATTATTTATCTGTCCACTTGACACGGAGTAGCTCCATTATGGGCGTTTTTGTTTACTTTCATTTTTTAAACTTGTGAACCAACCGTAGAGAGTTTTTGGCCACTATTCACCGGTGTAACAACAGTTTGTTGTGTGGCCAAGTTTTTGTTGGCAGTTGCTAACATTAAACGGATACGGTTCAACTGATTAACGATCGAAACACCAGGATCATAATCGATTGGTGCAATATTAGCCTGTGGGTACTGGTGGCGTAATTCTTTGACAACGCCTTTACCGACGACATGATTTGGTAAACAGCCGAAGGGTTGCATACAGATAATGTTGTCCACTCCGCCTTTGAGCAACTCGATCATTTCACCGGTTAAGAACCAGCCTTCACCAGTTTGATTGCCTAATGAAAGGATCTTGCTAGCATCATCGGCTAAGCTTTCGATTGCGGCGATACCCTCAAAACGACTAGAAGCGGTCAACGCTTTTTGCAATGGCTTTTCACACCATTTGATCAGTTTCAACGCCATTTCAGCTAAAACTTCTGACTTTTTAGCAAAGCCGAATTGCTGGTAACGGTAGATCTGATTGTATAACGAATAGTTCATAAAGCCAACAATATCGGGAACAACGGCTTCAGCGCCTTCGCGTTCAAGCAAACGGACAATATTATTATTGGCAATTGGTGAGTATTTGACTAAAATTTCGCCAACGATACCCACTTTCGGCTTATTCAATTGTTGCAACGGTACCGTGTCGAAATCACGGACGATTTGTTGCACGTTGCGCTTAAATTCGTGGAAATTGCCTTTGATCACACTCGGCTGAACTAATTTCAACCATTGATCATGCATTTTATCAATCTCACCAGGCGTTTTTTCGTACGGCCGTGTGCGATAAACCACCCGTTCAAATAAATCGCCGTACAAGAAGGCTAACGCAACTCGTTTCAACAATGGTAACGTCAACTTGAAGCCAGGTGTTTCTTCAACACCCTGATTACCTAATGACATGGAAACCACTGGCACCTGGGCAAAACCGGCATCCTTTAATGCTTTACGAATCAACGGAATGTAGTTAGTCGCCCGGCAGCCACCACCAGTTTGGGTCATCATTACAGCAGTATGATCAAGATCGTACTTACCACTCTGCAGTGCTTCTAACATTTGACCAATGGAAATAATGGCTGGGAAACAGGCATCGTTATTGACGAATTTCTGGCCTTCATCAATCGCATGATGGTCATCAACTGGCAAATTGACCACGTTGTAACCAGATGCTTGCAAGGCCACATCAACTAAACCTTGCTGATGGATCGGTGACATCATCGGCATTAACAATGTATATTTATCTTTACGCATATCTTTGGTAAACTGTACGGGCTTTTCATCTTCATGTAACTTCTCGGGCATGATTGCACGCCGACGCCGTTCAGCGACTGCTGCCTTTAATGACCGCAACCGAATCCGGACAGCGCCCATGTTTGTCCCCTCATCAATTTTCAAACAAGTGTACAAACGATTGTATTGGGTCATGATTTCTTCGACCTGGTCGGTATCAATCGCATCCAAGCCACAACCAAAGGAGTTCAACTGGACAAATTCCAACTGTGGGTCCCGGGCAGCAACCCGTGCTGCAGCGTACAACCGTGAATGATACACCCACTGATTAACCACGCGTAAGCCTTTGACATCACCTAAATGTGCGATCGAATCTTCGGTTAGTACATGGAAGCCTTCAGCGGTAATGATCTGTGCGATCCCATGATTGATCTCGGGATCCAAATGATAAGGGCGACCAGCTAGAACGATTCCACGCTCGCCAGTTTGTTTTAACATCCGCAGTGTATCTTCGCCACGGTCTTGAATCTGTTGTTTGAAATGTGCTAATTCAGCGTAACCAGCATCCAAAGCAACTTTAACTTCAGCTTCAGTCACACCAAAATCTTTAAAAGTTTCATACAAGTTACGCGCAGTCGACTCACGATCACCCAAGTTCAAAAATGGATTACGATAATCAACCTGACCCGCACGAATCTCGTCCACATTATTGCGGATCACATCAGGATAGGATTGTACGATGGGGCAGTTAAAATGGTTCTGTGCGTCTTTATTTTCTACACGTTCATAGACGATCCCAGGATAGAAAATCGTATGAATACCTTTATTGATCAAAGCCTGTACATGACCGTGGACCTGTTTAGCTGGATAACAAACAGTGTCACTAGGAATAGTTTCGATCCCAGATTCAAATTGCTTTTTGCTGCCTTTTGGTGATAACACTGCGCGAATCCCTAATTTAGTAAAGAAAGTCTGCCATAATGGATAATCCTCATACATATTTAGTACCCGGGGAATACCAATCACGCCGCGAGCTTCCTTTTTACGTAATGGGCGATAGCCGAACAATAGCTTATATTTTTCTTGAACTAAATTAATTTTACCGTTGTCCTTCGGTACTCGCTGCTTCATCCCACGAGCTTCACCGCGTTCACAGCGATTTCCGGTGACAAAGCGACGACCGTCACTACAAATCGTGATCGTTAAGGCACAATTATTTTCGCATAAACCACAATGCATGAATTCCTTTTTAAAGGTCAAGTTTTGCATATCTTTGGTATCAAGTAAGGTCGTTTCATCGCCTGTTTCATAGGCAGTTTCAGCAATCAAAGCTGCACCATAAGCACCCATTAAACCAGCAATATTCGGCCGGATCACTTCACGACCAGAGATCTGTTCAAACGCACGCAAAACAGCTTCATTATAGAAAGTACCACCTTGGCAGACAATGTGTTTGCCTAAATCCTCGGCCCGACGCAATTTAATAACTTTAAACAAGGCATTCTTGATGACTGACATCGATAAACCAGCTGAAATATCGCCGATCGTGGCGCCTTCTTTTTGCACCTGCTTAACCTTTGAGTTCATGAAGACGGTACAACGTGAACCAAGATCAGCTGGGTGTTGAGCCAATAACGCTGCCTGCGCAAAATCCTTCACACTATATTTCAACGAAGTGGCAAAAGTTTCGATAAACGAGCCACAACCAGAAGAACAAGCTTCATTTAACTTGATCGTGGTCAGCGCATTATTTTTAACTGTCATTGCCTTCATATCCTGGCCGCCGATATCTAAAATAAAATCAACATCAGGCTGGAAGAAATGGGCAGCCCGATAATGGGCCACTGTTTCGACCTCACCGAGATCAACTTTTAGCGCATTCTTGATCAAATGTTCGCCGTAGCCAGTCACACAAGCTTTACCAATCGTGACATCAGCCGGTAATTTAGCGTATAAGTCAGTCAAAATGGCTTCTGTTTTCTCTAGCGGCGCACCATCATTGTTATCGTAATAAGTGTACAGCAATTTATGATCAGTGCTCATTAAAGCAACTTTAGTTGTTGTGGAGCCAGCATCGATCCCCAGAAAAGCCACACCATGATAACTAGCCAAATCACGGGTTTCAACTTTGGCTTGAGCATGGCGCTTACGAAATTCCTGTAACTCGTCATCATCTTTAAATAATGGCGTCAACGACCGTGATGGCCGCATGACCCGATCGTCACCATGTTCCAAACGATCAAGTAAAGTCACCAAGTTGATTTGCGGCTGTTTTTCAGCATATAACGCTGCGCCTTTGGCAACAAACAGCTGGGGATCACTTGGGAAGACCACATCTTCAGGCGCCAAATTCAATGTATCAATGAACCGCGCCCGCAACTGATCCATAAAGTATAGTGGCCCACCTAAAAAGGCGACCTTACCTTTAATTTTATGACCAGACGCCAAACCAGCGATAGTCTGATTGACCACCGCTTGAAAAATACTTGCTGCAATATCAGCTTTACGTGCACCATCGTTGATCAAAGGCTGTACGTCAGTTTTAGCGAACACCCCACAACGTGATGCGATTGGATAAATCGTTTCAAAATCCTTGGCCATTTCATTCAAGCCGTTGGCATCCGTTTTTAATAGTGTTGCCATTTGATCGATAAATGCCCCAGTACCACCAGCACAACTACCGTTCATTCGCTGCTCTAGCGATGCGCCAAAGAACGTGATCTTCGCATCCTCACCACCGAGTTCAATACTAACGTCAGTTTGCGGAATCAACGTTTCGACCGTTTTAGTACAAGCAATAACTTCCTGCACAAATTCCAATTGTAACAAGTTGGCTAGCCCCATACCACCAGAGCCAGTGATCGTAAAAGCAATCGGCGTTGTCGGTGCAATTTCCTGAATCGCTTCCTCTAAGATCCGTTTACTCGCCGCTTTTACATCCGAATAATGCCGCTCATAACGGGCAAATATTGTTTGCTGCGCCGCGTCCATAATGACCAACTTAACCGTCGTCGAGCCGACGTCAATGCCACCATAAAGTTTCTCCGTCATCGCGAAATCCCCCTTAAATCAGAGTGTTAAAAAAGACGCTTAGATTATGGAACATAACCTAACTTGACAATAAGATACACGCAGTGATCGTTTGCCAAGCGTAGTTATGTGGAATAATCTGTCTTTTTTAACACGTTTACACTCAGAGTGTTGGGAAAAGCGTTCAGATTTTGAGCACTAGCCTGCTACTCCACGAAAGTAGTGGATTATTAGCAAAGACCACTAATAATCTAGATGCTACGGTCGCTGACCATTCTTGTGGCAAAATTTGTGCCGCAAGAAACATGGCAGTAAGGCAATATGTCGCCACCCAGTGATACGTTTGACTTACATAGCTAGGCGCAGAAATCTGCTTGTTCCAACACGTTTACGCTCAATCAGTCTAAAAAACATCCATCACGACGCCAACACTATTCACCACAGAAAGCGAACACGTGTTGAATATCCAACAGAATGTCTGTTATACTATTTGTGTTTAGTTTACGACTTCACAAAAATATTTCAATCAGCAATTTCCGCTAGTTTGTGCGATAAGCAACGGATCAAACCGAATTGTTGACTAAATTAGTAAAAAATAGACCGATTACAAAATACTGTTAACGATATTTTTCACAATTGAAAATCATTCTCAATTAGATACTGAAGTCGATTATTTGCTATTGTACGAAAAACACGCTCACTGAGCACTGAATAAGCTTCAAGAAATGGAGTAATCAAAAAATGGCTAAAAAAGTGGATCTGCGCATCTTGCGCACCAAAAAAATGATATTTGCCGCCTTCATGCAGCTAGTTGAGGAAGAAGGTTTCGATGCGGTGACGATCCAAGAAATTGCCGATAAAGCCATGATCAATCGGACCACTTTTTATGCCCATTTTAAGGATAAACAAGATCTGTACGATCAGATTTTTACGACGAGCATGGTGCCGTTTCTGAAGATTCTCGATGGTGAGACGATCAGCGGCAATCAAATCAAATTAAAAACCGTTACTAGCTTATTAACGCGTTTATTCACCGAAATCAAAGCTAACCGGCAATTCTATATGCTGGCACTTGATGGTGCTAATGCCATGCGTTTATCCGAATTATTGCACGATTTATTAGCCCAGCACTATGCGGAAATCTTTGATCACCTTTTGATCACCCACAACCAGAAAAAGATTCCCACCGACTTTATCATTTCTTACATGACCTCAATTTTTATTGGCACCGTCAATTGGTGGGTACGCGCTGATAGTGATTTTTCACCTGAGCACATGGCTAAGTTAGTCATCCAACTAGTCGCTAATGGTCACCTGACTGTTCTAGGGATCGAAGTACTGGACGATTAGTGAGTTTTCACGGCAGCTTTCAGCGCTGATTTGTGGTAAGGTAAGTCTTGTTTAGAAATGTTGTTAAGTTAGTGTTTATCAAAAAGTTTAGTGGAAACGTGGTTGAAAAAGCGGATTTATGTACCTAGCTATTACAAGAATGGTCAACACCCGTAGCGCCAAAGATTATTAGTGGTCTTTGCTAATAAATCCACCATTGCTGCGAAGTAGTAAGCTAGTGCTCAAAATCTGGGCGCTTTTTTAATTCACTTTAAAGTTCTTTGAAAGGATTGGAATCGATGACGACAGAAGTAACTGATTTACGGGCACTCCCAATTACAAGCGGCAGTAACTTTCGCGAATTAGGTGGCTATCAAACGATCAATGGTCAGCACATTAAATACCATAAAGTACTGCGTTCCGGCCGCTTGGCGCCACTTAATCAACACGACCTCACCTACCTCGACAACTATGGTGTGCGAATTGATGTTGACTTGCGCTCCGCCGATGAAGTCAAACAAGCTCCAGACAAGGTGCCCACCAATGCCACCTACAAATATTTACCAGTGTTTGACTACGATCAAACACAAAACTCACAAACATTACAGCAACTAGAACTTGAATATCAAGGTAATCCCAATCATGGTCATGAACACATGAAAACTGTTTATCATAATATGATTGCGGATCCTCACGCTAAACAGATCTATCATCAGTTCTTCGAGCTTTTGTTAAGTAATTCTGCTGACGGCGCTGCGACTTTATTCCATTGCACTGCCGGTAAAGATCGGACTGGAATGGCAGCTGTTTTCTTCATGACCGCGCTTGGTGTCGATGCCAAAACGATCAAAACCGACTATCTGCTAACCAATACGATTGCCGCACCGCATATCAACGCACGGTTAAACGAATTAAAAACGCAACACGCGTCTGCCGATACGATTGCTAATATTCGCTCATTACTCAGCGTCCATGCCGATTACTTGGCAACAGCGCTTAAGCAAGTCAAACAAGAGTCTGGCGACCTCAACAACTATTTGCATGAGGGATTACAATTAACCGATCACGATCTGCAAGATCTACGTAAAATCTATTTAACTGATTAAAAAAACGCCGACCAAGTTAATTTCATGAGAAATTAACTTGGTCGGCGTTTTTTTAATCCGCAGCATTTCCTTATCCTCATAGTATGTAGTTGCGCTTCAAAATTAACAATCAACGTTAAAAATTGCCTTGGTAGTCAATCGCTCCAAGTCCTGCAGTTGGTGTAAACACACTTGATAATAGCGACTGGGACTTTCAAATACAAGCACATCCAGTTCACGAATTCGTCACCTAGTGCTAATAAGTATTGCCGTAACCCAATATAACTAAAACTACGCATATAAACAACCTCACTTTCATTAAATGTTATTAGTAGCAAGTCATTAAACGCCTCTAGTTCATAACTTAGTTATTGCGGTTTAAGAAAGCGTTTACTCTAATACCAAAATAAACTACTATCAAAAGTCAAAGCAAGTTTTATGCTTTTCTAAAGTAAATTTTATCCGCTACAGTTAATTAAAATACGGTTTAGCAAGTCTTTTATAAAACAGCAGCGATAAAAGACTATTTTAGAGTTCATTTAATTATATTTAAAATTATCATAATTAAGTATATTCCCTGTGTTTTTATTAATAATCATTTTATGATTACAACATAAACTAGCAACGTCATTTCTTTTTAAGAAATAGAGGAGGTAAGTCAAATGAGCTTTCAAATGACCACTAATCACGCACATAGTCCCCAAGATATTGAGCACTACAGTACTACTGACCTACGTGACCAATTTCTGATGGAAAAGTTATTCAGTCCTGCCGATATTTTATTAACTTATACTTACAACGATCGGATGATCTTTAGCGGTGTCACCCCCACAACGACTGGCTTAGAAATCAAATTAGATCAGCAACTAGGTGTTGATTTCTTCCTGCAACGCCGTTAACTCGGTTTTATTAATATTGGCGGCAGCGGTATGATCACCATTGACGGTCACAAAGATACGGTTGCTACCCACGACGGCTATTATATTGGCATGGGCACCAAACAGATTATTTTTGAATCCACTGATCCGGCAAATCCTGCTAAATTCTACATCGTTTCCACACCAGCCCATAAAAACTATCCGAATAAAAAGCTCCCCTTCGCTGAGGCGATCGCCATGCCTAAGGGTGACCAAGCACACATGAATAAGCGGACGATTCATAAATATATCGATGCTTCACAAATGGATACCTGCCAATTACAAATGGGCTATACCGTGCTGG
This is a stretch of genomic DNA from Loigolactobacillus coryniformis subsp. coryniformis KCTC 3167 = DSM 20001. It encodes these proteins:
- a CDS encoding 2-hydroxyacyl-CoA dehydratase, which translates into the protein MTEKLYGGIDVGSTTVKLVIMDAAQQTIFARYERHYSDVKAASKRILEEAIQEIAPTTPIAFTITGSGGMGLANLLQLEFVQEVIACTKTVETLIPQTDVSIELGGEDAKITFFGASLEQRMNGSCAGGTGAFIDQMATLLKTDANGLNEMAKDFETIYPIASRCGVFAKTDVQPLINDGARKADIAASIFQAVVNQTIAGLASGHKIKGKVAFLGGPLYFMDQLRARFIDTLNLAPEDVVFPSDPQLFVAKGAALYAEKQPQINLVTLLDRLEHGDDRVMRPSRSLTPLFKDDDELQEFRKRHAQAKVETRDLASYHGVAFLGIDAGSTTTKVALMSTDHKLLYTYYDNNDGAPLEKTEAILTDLYAKLPADVTIGKACVTGYGEHLIKNALKVDLGEVETVAHYRAAHFFQPDVDFILDIGGQDMKAMTVKNNALTTIKLNEACSSGCGSFIETFATSLKYSVKDFAQAALLAQHPADLGSRCTVFMNSKVKQVQKEGATIGDISAGLSMSVIKNALFKVIKLRRAEDLGKHIVCQGGTFYNEAVLRAFEQISGREVIRPNIAGLMGAYGAALIAETAYETGDETTLLDTKDMQNLTFKKEFMHCGLCENNCALTITICSDGRRFVTGNRCERGEARGMKQRVPKDNGKINLVQEKYKLLFGYRPLRKKEARGVIGIPRVLNMYEDYPLWQTFFTKLGIRAVLSPKGSKKQFESGIETIPSDTVCYPAKQVHGHVQALINKGIHTIFYPGIVYERVENKDAQNHFNCPIVQSYPDVIRNNVDEIRAGQVDYRNPFLNLGDRESTARNLYETFKDFGVTEAEVKVALDAGYAELAHFKQQIQDRGEDTLRMLKQTGERGIVLAGRPYHLDPEINHGIAQIITAEGFHVLTEDSIAHLGDVKGLRVVNQWVYHSRLYAAARVAARDPQLEFVQLNSFGCGLDAIDTDQVEEIMTQYNRLYTCLKIDEGTNMGAVRIRLRSLKAAVAERRRRAIMPEKLHEDEKPVQFTKDMRKDKYTLLMPMMSPIHQQGLVDVALQASGYNVVNLPVDDHHAIDEGQKFVNNDACFPAIISIGQMLEALQSGKYDLDHTAVMMTQTGGGCRATNYIPLIRKALKDAGFAQVPVVSMSLGNQGVEETPGFKLTLPLLKRVALAFLYGDLFERVVYRTRPYEKTPGEIDKMHDQWLKLVQPSVIKGNFHEFKRNVQQIVRDFDTVPLQQLNKPKVGIVGEILVKYSPIANNNIVRLLEREGAEAVVPDIVGFMNYSLYNQIYRYQQFGFAKKSEVLAEMALKLIKWCEKPLQKALTASSRFEGIAAIESLADDASKILSLGNQTGEGWFLTGEMIELLKGGVDNIICMQPFGCLPNHVVGKGVVKELRHQYPQANIAPIDYDPGVSIVNQLNRIRLMLATANKNLATQQTVVTPVNSGQKLSTVGSQV
- a CDS encoding TetR/AcrR family transcriptional regulator yields the protein MAKKVDLRILRTKKMIFAAFMQLVEEEGFDAVTIQEIADKAMINRTTFYAHFKDKQDLYDQIFTTSMVPFLKILDGETISGNQIKLKTVTSLLTRLFTEIKANRQFYMLALDGANAMRLSELLHDLLAQHYAEIFDHLLITHNQKKIPTDFIISYMTSIFIGTVNWWVRADSDFSPEHMAKLVIQLVANGHLTVLGIEVLDD
- a CDS encoding tyrosine-protein phosphatase; the protein is MTTEVTDLRALPITSGSNFRELGGYQTINGQHIKYHKVLRSGRLAPLNQHDLTYLDNYGVRIDVDLRSADEVKQAPDKVPTNATYKYLPVFDYDQTQNSQTLQQLELEYQGNPNHGHEHMKTVYHNMIADPHAKQIYHQFFELLLSNSADGAATLFHCTAGKDRTGMAAVFFMTALGVDAKTIKTDYLLTNTIAAPHINARLNELKTQHASADTIANIRSLLSVHADYLATALKQVKQESGDLNNYLHEGLQLTDHDLQDLRKIYLTD